Proteins co-encoded in one Rudaeicoccus suwonensis genomic window:
- a CDS encoding YggS family pyridoxal phosphate-dependent enzyme, which produces MTDETDPSRVEALRSALARVQERIAVACRDAGRDRSSVHLIVVTKYFPAADVCRLADLGVTDIGENRDQEAAAKMADLPEQVRRRLTVHFIGQLQSNKARHVPTYADVVQSVDRSKIAGALDRAAGEHDRRLEVLMQVDLSGAQGRGGVSVDAAPQLADAIAELSHLRLRGVMAVAPLGEDPAAHFERLATLAHDIRAQHPEAGWISAGMSGDLEAAIHAGATHLRVGSAILGSRPAAR; this is translated from the coding sequence GTGACCGACGAGACCGACCCGTCCCGTGTCGAGGCGCTCCGCTCTGCACTTGCCCGGGTGCAGGAGCGCATCGCCGTCGCGTGTCGTGACGCGGGCCGTGACCGCAGCAGCGTGCACCTGATCGTGGTCACCAAGTACTTCCCGGCAGCTGACGTATGCCGGTTGGCCGATCTCGGGGTGACCGATATCGGCGAGAATCGCGACCAGGAGGCCGCGGCCAAGATGGCCGACCTGCCTGAGCAGGTCCGCCGGCGCCTGACCGTGCATTTCATCGGTCAACTGCAGTCCAACAAGGCTCGCCACGTCCCGACGTATGCCGACGTGGTGCAGTCGGTCGACCGCAGCAAGATTGCCGGTGCACTCGACCGCGCCGCAGGCGAGCATGACCGCCGGCTGGAGGTCTTGATGCAGGTCGACCTTTCCGGTGCGCAGGGCCGCGGCGGCGTCAGCGTCGATGCGGCCCCGCAACTCGCCGACGCCATCGCCGAGCTGTCCCACCTGAGACTGCGCGGTGTCATGGCCGTTGCACCCCTGGGTGAGGACCCGGCCGCGCACTTCGAGCGCCTCGCCACGCTGGCCCACGACATACGTGCGCAGCACCCCGAAGCGGGGTGGATCTCGGCGGGAATGAGCGGCGATCTGGAGGCTGCGATTCACGCCGGTGCGACACACCTGCGTGTCGGTAGCGCAATCCTGGGTTCTCGCCCTGCTGCCCGGTAG